One stretch of Passer domesticus isolate bPasDom1 chromosome 2, bPasDom1.hap1, whole genome shotgun sequence DNA includes these proteins:
- the PRSS23 gene encoding serine protease 23 — translation MAALSTLILLLCAAKDVMPSSPHWKPTWPSYRVPVILPQSTLNLDKPQFDAEARLEVVSPCGPACHKSSPLPTYEEVKNYLSYETLYANGSLTETEVGIYILSNGGDGSRGRSRTKRQIYGYDSRFSIFGKDFLLNYPFSTSVKLSTGCTGTLVAEKHVLTAAHCIHDGKSYVKGAQKLRVGFLKPKQKDGSKGSNITNSAMPEKMKFQWIRVKRTHVPKGWIKGNANDIGMDYDYALLELKKPHKRKFMKIGVSPPARHLPGGRIHFSGYDNDRPGNLVYRFCDVKDETYDLLYQQCDAQPGASGSGVYVRMWKRQNHKWERKIIGIFSGHQWVDMNGTPQDFNVAVRITPLKYAQICYWIKGNYLDCREG, via the coding sequence ATGGCAGCCTTGTCCACTTTAATCCTCCTTTTGTGTGCTGCTAAAGATGTGATGCCTTCCAGTCCTCACTGGAAGCCAACTTGGCCGTCTTACAGGGTTCCCGTTATCCTGCCGCAGTCTACCCTGAACTTGGACAAGCCACAGTTTGATGCTGAAGCCAGACTGGAAGTGGTATCTCCTTGTGGCCCAGCGTGCCACAAAAGTTCTCCGCTGCCGACTTACGAAGAAGTGAAGAACTACCTGTCCTACGAGACCTTGTACGCTAACGGCAGCCTCACTGAGACTGAGGTGGGCATATACATCCTGAGCAACGGCGGCGATGGCTCTCGAGGCAGATCTCGAACTAAGAGGCAGATCTATGGCTATGACAGCAGGTTTAGCATTTTTGGGAAAGACTTCTTGTTGAATTACCCATTCTCCACATCAGTGAAGCTCTCTACAGGTTGCACAGGGACGCTGGTGGCTGAAAAGCATGTTCTTACTGCTGCTCATTGTATCCATGACGGGAAGAGTTACGTCAAGGGAGCTCAGAAACTGCGGGTGGGGTTCTTAAAGCCCAAACAGAAAGATGGCAGCAAAGGGTCCAATATCACCAACTCGGCAATGCCTGAGAAAATGAAATTCCAGTGGATCCGGGTGAAACGGACACATGTCCCCAAAGGATGGATCAAAGGCAATGCCAATGACATCGGCATGGATTATGACTATGCCCTGCTGGAGCTGAAGAAGCCACATAAAAGAAAGTTTATGAAGATAGGTGTGAGCCCACCAGCAAGACACTTACCTGGAGGGAGGATTCACTTCTCTGGCTACGACAATGACCGTCCGGGAAACCTGGTTTACCGTTTCTGTGATGTCAAAGATGAAACGTACGACCTGCTGTACCAGCAGTGCGATGCCCAGCCGGGTGCCAGTGGATCTGGGGTATATGTGAGGATGTGGAAGAGGCAGAATCACAAATGGGAGCGTAAAATTATTGGTATATTTTCAGGCCATCAGTGGGTGGACATGAATGGCACCCCGCAGGATTTCAATGTAGCTGTTCGCATTACACCCCTCAAATACGCACAGATCTGTTACTGGATCAAAGGCAACTACCTTGACTGCAGGGAAGGCTAA